The sequence below is a genomic window from Hyla sarda isolate aHylSar1 chromosome 1 unlocalized genomic scaffold, aHylSar1.hap1 SUPER_1_unloc_1, whole genome shotgun sequence.
ctgcccaaggtagtataaggcttcacatgtaatggaaattaccgtgctgacaaagtgtatcctgggatattcttcgggggacaatacatgcatgacagctgtaccaaaacaggaggcccacacaatggccagcaggatcctctggatcaggacctgatgacccctgaactcttcagtatgcataaccatatacttataaataagaaaggttagtaccaaagtgccaatggatgtccctatgaaaccaattctcaataatatgttttcgggaaagaaatttcccacgtcactgtgaaggaaaagaaaccaatgttattgtggatatttcctcactcccaacccatgaaataagaatcctgtgcttgtttatcttacctgatgtgcatcagtggcgaggcggcatggccgaggacgaccgtcacgatgtagctggtggcaagccaggccgcacaccaaaacgccaacagaagggggacgaaccccaaaccttttagctccatctcagtcaagaagaagaaatagaagttgctaatcgctctgtaacaatctacagaatgaaggctcgggcggctgtcagtggaatgtcaggactccagctgtctatgacatcacatgtctgatgtcacgatgaATGCTTGTTtctccaaggataagcatctaagggtctcgttcgatcttaatgttataccttttttcaataagatcgatgattccaaaatgtatgaatataggaataattccatataagatacaaaaagttagcatcctccatttctggaaaagtttctgagttgcccaaagcaaccaatcagattgcttccttcatttttcagaggtcttttcaaaaatgaaagaagcaatctgattggttgctatgggcaactgcataactcttcctctacactggttttgatgaatctcccccatacctgaccagtggaaaagctgctgagatgcccatagcaaccaatcagattgcttcttttattcttgaaaa
It includes:
- the LOC130297904 gene encoding DNA damage-regulated autophagy modulator protein 1-like, producing MELKGLGFVPLLLAFWCAAWLATSYIVTVVLGHAASPLMHISDVGNFFPENILLRIGFIGTSIGTLVLTFLIYKYMVMHTEEFRGHQVLIQRILLAIVWASCFGTAVMHVLSPEEYPRIHFVSTVISITCEALYYLGQSIQMYKLPGANKVIHHSRCTCCGLTFTCAIFYFGYKTLQELFYDDEDWDEIREITTIIIEWVMLLLILINIVTYYSTMQRLMLTVSRNSCKLSLRVRIDDFGV